A region from the Lolium perenne isolate Kyuss_39 chromosome 4, Kyuss_2.0, whole genome shotgun sequence genome encodes:
- the LOC127349050 gene encoding protein RADIALIS-like 3, with protein MEWSTAENDRFERALATYGGDTAGLWERVAAAVGGGKTADDVRRHYALLTEDLGDIERGRYGYPSANNASHRNNGSNRTNRAQT; from the exons ATGGAGTGGAGCACGGCGGAGAACGACAGGTTCGAGCGCGCGCTGGCCACGTACGGCGGCGACACCGCCGGCCTCTGGGAgcgcgtggcggcggcggtcggCGGCGGCAAGACGGCCGACGACGTGAGGCGCCACTACGCGCTGCTCACGGAGGACCTCGGCGACATCGAGCGCGGCCGCTACGGCTACCCCTCCGCCAACAACGCCAGCCATCGCAACAACGGCAGCAACAG AACCAACCGAGCCCAGACATGA